TGATGCTGATTTTGCTGCGCCAAATCACGCCCTCAACGCCTCTCAATGAAGCCGTTGGCAAAATTGTCATAGAGGGCATGCCCTTTGCCCTGGGAGTTGCCCTAGCCCGTTCGATTCTGCAAGAGGAGGATGAACCCGATACCCACTCTGATGCGTTGGATTGTTCGCCACCCCCGCCCCCACCCCCACACGAGGTAGCCAAGGAACTGCTGAAGGACGTTGGAGCCACGCTGGTTGGGGCCATTATTATCGGCTTTAGTATCGCGCCCACCGATGAAATTCCCATGCTAGAAGCGGCGATTTCGCCCCTCTGGCTGCTGGCGCTGCTTCTTGTTTCCCTGGTGCTGTCTTACTGCATCGTGTTTGTAGCGGGGTTCACTGCCCAGCGGCAGCGGCGGCAGCAAATCGGGCTGTTTCAGCGCCCGCTGACAGAAACGGTGCTCACCTACCTAGTGTCGCTGCTGACGGCAGCCTGTATGCTGTGGTTTTTTCACCGGCTAGGCTTGCGCGACCCCTGGTTCCTCTGGTTTAAAGAAACTCTAATTTTGGGCCTGCCTGCCACCCTAGGCGGAGCCGCCGGACGGTTAGTTCTATGAAACCTATTTCCCAAACAAAATCACCCCGTCGCCAGCGACCGCTGCACATCTCTGCAGAAGTCGTGACGTTTGCGATCGCTTCTCTCATCGTTGCCATTCTAGTGGGCCTAGTGCTCTTTATCTGGGCTACCCAGAGCAACGAAGACCCCATTCTCGCCGTCAACCGCAACGGCGACGTCCACGCCGAACGGGGCTATTACTACGTGCCCTTTAGCGTCACCAACGTCGGGGGTGGCACTGCAGAAGCCGTAGAAGTTGTGGCCGAGCTGCGCCGCAACGGCGAAATCGAAGAAGAAGGCCAGCAGCAGATCGACTTCCTCTCCAGCCAGGAAGAACAGGAGGGCGTCTTTATCTTCGAGCACGACCCAGGGCAGGGGGAGCTGACTCTGCGGGCGTCGGGGTATCGGTTGCCATAAGACTGGCGGGGAAAGGCCGCGTCCCTCCTACGTCTCTCTTAATAGGAAGTAATCAACAGCTCCGTAATCTTCCCCCGACGACAAGCTTTAGAGTTAATCGCTCTAGTGGCCTGGATCGTGTGGATGTTAAATCCGGCGTAAAGGTCTCGAATGAAGGGACAGTCGGAATTGGAGAGCATCACCTGGACACCGCGCTCGGCTAGGGTAGCAAACACCTGGCTAAGCTGCTCTTGGTCGGCTGTGGTGAAGCCGTAGCGACTGTAGCCTGTAAAGTTGCTGGTGGCGCTGATGGGATAGTAGGGAGGGTCGAAGTAGACAAGGTCGTAGCGGCTGGTGGCTCGCTGTAAAACGAAGTCAAAAGATGCCTGCCTTATATGGGCTGACTGTAGGGCCAAAGCTGCCGATCTGAGCAGGTCTGGGTCACAAATTGCTGGTTTTTTGTAGCGACCCATCGGCACATTAAAGTGCCCCTTGGAGTTTTCCCGATATAGGCCGTTGTAGCAAGTTTTGTTTAAATAAATTAGTCGGGCGGCGCGCTGCACCGAGCAACTTAACTCGGTTTGCGATCGCACTGCATAGTAATGCGTTTGGCTGTGCTGCTGCCTGTGTTCCTGGAGTAGCGCAATCAGGTCTTCTACCTGGTTGCGCACACACTGATAGACATTGACCAATTCAGGATTGATATCGGCCAAAACGGCGGTGCGAAAACGGCCCGTCAGGTGGAAGAAAATTGCGCCTCCCCCTAAGAAAGGCTCGTAATAGGTATCAAACGACTTGGGAAAGTAGGGGTAGTACTGCTCTAAAAGCCGCCCTTTACCGCCTGCCCACTTAAGGAAGGGACGGGGCCAGGTCTGAGTCGAGAGGGCAGCAATCACCATGATGGCGTCGAGAGAATTGTAGGGACGACCCATCTCCCCCTGTGGAGATCAAGATCAAATGTACGCGTCTGTTGAAACTCACTATATCAAAAGCTTGAGAAAGCGGGGTTTTTTCGTCGTAGGCTAGGATATTGAAAAGGTTAAATCCTGTTTTTTTGGCAGGATTGCTCTCTCAAATTGCTAGGGAACGCTGGCCTGATCCATGAAAGAATTTTTTGAAAACGTCATTCGCTATCCGCGCTACCTCATCTCGTTCACGCTGGGGATTCTCTTCAACGCAATTCAGCCCCTTGTTCCTCTGCTGCAGCGGCCTACGACGGCAGTTGCGCTGATTGGAGCCTTGGTGGCAGGATTTTTATTTCTCACCTTTACCCTGCGGGCAATGCTGGGCCTCAACATTGCTTAAGCTGAAGCTGTGAACGGCGATAACGCCTGAAAGGAGAAACAATATGCCTAATGACCGTCGGATGGCGCGAGTAGCGTCACTGATCAAACGGGAAGTAAGCCAAATGCTGGTAGACGGCATCAAAGATGACCGGGTAGGGGCAGGGATGGTCAGCGTCACCGACGTAGATGTTTCGGGCGATCTGCAGCACGCCAAGATCTTTGTCAGTATCTACGGCACTGATGAGGCCCGAGCCGAGACGATGGAGGGGCTTGGTGCGGCAACGGGCTTTGTGCGCAGTGAGATAGGCAAGCGCATTCGTCTGCGCCGTACGCCTGAAATCTTGTTTAAGGAAGACCGCTCGGTAGAACGCGGCACCCAAGTGCTGTCGCTGCTAAATCAGCTGAGCCAAGAGCGGGCTGAAAAGGGCGATCCAGACCTGGAGAGCGATGCTGAAAACGGCCTACAAGACAGCGGCGGCACAGAAGAGGACTTGTTCCTGAGCGAGGAAGAGTAGCCTTGGTTAGCACGCTGACCCCCTCAATTCTGCCCCCTGCCGAAAGCCTATCGCTGGCTGAGCAGGTGGCGCAGATGGTAGTTGTTCGCACTACCGGCCATCTGTTTGACCACGAAATTCGCTACCCGGCTTGGGAAGCCACTCAGGCGCAGCTGCACCGCTACCTGCA
The window above is part of the Pseudanabaena sp. FACHB-2040 genome. Proteins encoded here:
- a CDS encoding TIGR02587 family membrane protein, whose product is MARRIVFPTAQAWQFELEDFIRGISGGFLFGIPLLYTMEAWWIGSITEPPQMLALLGVTYLIVFLLNRTDGFRQVRPDSVRQAAMDSVEALAIAVFCAVLMLILLRQITPSTPLNEAVGKIVIEGMPFALGVALARSILQEEDEPDTHSDALDCSPPPPPPPHEVAKELLKDVGATLVGAIIIGFSIAPTDEIPMLEAAISPLWLLALLLVSLVLSYCIVFVAGFTAQRQRRQQIGLFQRPLTETVLTYLVSLLTAACMLWFFHRLGLRDPWFLWFKETLILGLPATLGGAAGRLVL
- a CDS encoding TIGR02588 family protein; its protein translation is MKPISQTKSPRRQRPLHISAEVVTFAIASLIVAILVGLVLFIWATQSNEDPILAVNRNGDVHAERGYYYVPFSVTNVGGGTAEAVEVVAELRRNGEIEEEGQQQIDFLSSQEEQEGVFIFEHDPGQGELTLRASGYRLP
- a CDS encoding DNA adenine methylase, which gives rise to MVIAALSTQTWPRPFLKWAGGKGRLLEQYYPYFPKSFDTYYEPFLGGGAIFFHLTGRFRTAVLADINPELVNVYQCVRNQVEDLIALLQEHRQQHSQTHYYAVRSQTELSCSVQRAARLIYLNKTCYNGLYRENSKGHFNVPMGRYKKPAICDPDLLRSAALALQSAHIRQASFDFVLQRATSRYDLVYFDPPYYPISATSNFTGYSRYGFTTADQEQLSQVFATLAERGVQVMLSNSDCPFIRDLYAGFNIHTIQATRAINSKACRRGKITELLITSY
- a CDS encoding DUF751 family protein, which produces MKEFFENVIRYPRYLISFTLGILFNAIQPLVPLLQRPTTAVALIGALVAGFLFLTFTLRAMLGLNIA
- the rbfA gene encoding 30S ribosome-binding factor RbfA translates to MPNDRRMARVASLIKREVSQMLVDGIKDDRVGAGMVSVTDVDVSGDLQHAKIFVSIYGTDEARAETMEGLGAATGFVRSEIGKRIRLRRTPEILFKEDRSVERGTQVLSLLNQLSQERAEKGDPDLESDAENGLQDSGGTEEDLFLSEEE